A window of the Natronomonas salina genome harbors these coding sequences:
- a CDS encoding pyridoxal phosphate-dependent aminotransferase, producing MTLTPSDRVAEVPPSGIRRFFELAEEMDDVISLGVGEPDFSAPWAAREAAITSLERGQTSYTANRGKRELREEIARDVRRWNLEYDPDDEILVTAGASEALDLAFRALVNPGDTVAVAQPCYVSYEPGVTFAGGEVLDVPTRVEDEFKLTPEVLSEAGAEDADLLVYCYPNNPTGATMNRAELFEVAQFCREHDVDVLSDEIYADLTYEGEHVSIAEFDGMRERTVVFNGFSKAYAMTGLRLGYAMGPAEVISAMNRVHQYTMLSAPTTAQHAAIEALRNCEEEVAEMRKQYDRRRNFVLSRFEEMGVDCFEATGAFYVFPECPGDDAEQFAEDLLEAEQVAMVPGSAFGAGADGHLRASYATGLDELKEAMDRLERFVA from the coding sequence ATGACGCTGACGCCCTCCGACCGCGTCGCCGAGGTGCCGCCCTCCGGCATCCGCCGGTTCTTCGAACTCGCCGAGGAGATGGACGACGTTATCTCCCTTGGTGTGGGCGAACCCGACTTCTCGGCGCCGTGGGCCGCCCGGGAGGCTGCCATCACCTCCCTGGAGCGCGGGCAGACCTCCTACACCGCCAACCGGGGCAAGCGCGAGCTCCGGGAAGAGATCGCCCGCGACGTCCGCCGCTGGAACCTCGAGTACGACCCCGACGACGAGATCCTCGTCACCGCGGGCGCCAGCGAGGCCCTCGACCTCGCCTTCCGCGCGCTGGTGAACCCCGGCGACACCGTCGCGGTCGCTCAGCCCTGCTACGTCTCCTACGAACCGGGCGTCACGTTCGCGGGCGGCGAGGTCCTCGACGTCCCCACCCGCGTCGAGGACGAGTTCAAGCTCACCCCCGAGGTGCTCTCCGAGGCCGGCGCCGAGGACGCCGACCTGCTGGTCTACTGCTACCCGAACAACCCGACGGGCGCGACGATGAACCGCGCCGAGCTGTTCGAGGTCGCGCAGTTCTGCCGGGAGCACGACGTCGACGTCCTCTCCGACGAGATCTACGCCGACCTCACCTACGAGGGCGAGCACGTCTCCATCGCCGAGTTCGACGGCATGCGCGAGCGGACCGTCGTCTTCAACGGCTTCTCGAAGGCCTACGCGATGACGGGGCTCCGCCTCGGCTATGCGATGGGGCCGGCCGAGGTCATCTCGGCGATGAACCGCGTCCACCAGTATACGATGCTGTCGGCGCCGACGACGGCCCAGCACGCGGCCATCGAGGCGCTGCGGAACTGCGAGGAGGAGGTCGCGGAGATGCGCAAGCAGTACGACCGCCGGCGGAACTTCGTGCTCTCGCGGTTCGAGGAGATGGGCGTCGACTGCTTCGAGGCGACGGGCGCCTTCTACGTCTTCCCGGAGTGTCCGGGCGACGACGCCGAGCAGTTCGCCGAGGACCTCCTGGAGGCCGAGCAGGTGGCGATGGTCCCCGGGTCGGCGTTCGGCGCCGGCGCGGACGGCCACCTCCGGGCCTCCTACGCGACCGGCCTCGACGAACTGAAGGAGGCGATGGATCGGCTCGAGCGGTTCGTCGCATAA